One genomic window of Cetobacterium sp. ZOR0034 includes the following:
- a CDS encoding baseplate J/gp47 family protein: MSDFKFVDYDPAVIRNELEKAYINIFGSKIEQGDPMSDFLDYITFIFCLVLSKIDNSGKMNLLRFSKAEYLEAIAENVGEAREDAKGAITTIRYTFSKSFDGVVVIPKRHKTEAFGLYFETMNDSELRIGQKEIDIECQCSTKGISGNGIGIGEIVNIVDPIAYLQKVSNLTETAGGVDVESDDSLREKTRTNPASKSVAGPEAAYIYHTKNAHHGIVDVHIDTIKGTGIVKVYPLLEDGVIPSQEVLNIVGSALNAKEVRPLTDYVEPTKPGAVSYNIDLTYYIVDDSSINEVEIRAAIETSVENYIKWQCEKLGRDINPDRLTALIIAAGAKRVDIVSPVRVSLSKTQVASLGSKNIKYGGKEIE; the protein is encoded by the coding sequence ATGAGTGATTTTAAGTTTGTTGATTATGACCCTGCAGTAATTAGAAATGAGCTTGAAAAAGCTTATATAAATATATTTGGAAGCAAGATTGAGCAAGGAGACCCAATGTCAGACTTTCTTGATTATATAACATTTATATTTTGCTTAGTGTTATCAAAAATTGACAACAGTGGAAAAATGAATCTTTTGAGATTTTCAAAAGCTGAATATTTAGAAGCTATCGCCGAGAATGTTGGAGAGGCTAGAGAAGATGCAAAAGGAGCTATAACAACGATTAGATATACATTCTCGAAATCGTTCGATGGAGTTGTTGTTATACCAAAACGCCACAAAACAGAAGCGTTTGGATTGTATTTTGAAACGATGAACGATTCCGAGCTGAGAATCGGGCAAAAAGAAATAGATATAGAGTGCCAGTGCTCAACAAAGGGTATTTCTGGGAACGGGATTGGAATTGGAGAAATTGTCAATATAGTAGATCCTATTGCTTATTTGCAAAAAGTTTCAAACTTAACCGAAACGGCTGGCGGTGTAGATGTGGAATCGGACGATAGTTTGAGAGAAAAAACTAGAACAAATCCCGCCTCTAAAAGCGTTGCAGGTCCGGAGGCGGCATATATCTATCATACCAAAAATGCCCATCATGGAATTGTTGATGTACATATAGATACTATTAAAGGGACTGGAATTGTTAAAGTGTATCCTCTTCTTGAAGATGGAGTGATTCCATCTCAGGAAGTTCTCAATATTGTTGGTTCTGCATTGAATGCAAAAGAAGTCAGGCCTTTAACTGATTATGTTGAGCCGACAAAGCCTGGTGCGGTTAGTTATAACATTGATTTAACATATTATATAGTTGACGACAGCTCTATAAATGAAGTTGAAATTAGGGCTGCAATAGAAACTTCAGTAGAGAATTATATAAAGTGGCAATGCGAAAAACTGGGTAGAGATATAAACCCTGATAGACTAACAGCTTTAATTATCGCAGCAGGAGCTAAAAGGGTTGACATAGTATCACCTGTTCGTGTGAGTTTAAGCAAGACACAGGTTGCTAGTCTAGGGTCTAAAAACATTAAGTATGGAGGTAAGGAGATTGAATAA
- a CDS encoding phage tail protein I, which translates to MNKSDVVFLLPENLKKYKNLNAVTVAFSEVLEKIEPAIETLNTYKDMEKLNDSILDELAWQHYVEFYNPNLTQEKKIDMIKKSYKHHVRKGTAGAVESAIKTIVGDAEVLEWFHYNGEPFTFRILSRSKVPANGDITELVKLANAFKNARSTLDGIIFIQKDHSSLNTYGVVHTYGRTINREVK; encoded by the coding sequence TTGAATAAAAGTGATGTGGTTTTCTTGCTTCCAGAAAACTTAAAGAAATATAAAAATTTGAATGCTGTTACCGTTGCATTTTCTGAAGTTTTAGAAAAAATAGAACCTGCAATAGAAACTTTGAATACCTATAAAGATATGGAGAAGTTAAATGATTCTATTCTAGATGAATTAGCATGGCAACATTATGTAGAGTTCTACAATCCAAATCTTACACAAGAGAAAAAAATAGACATGATAAAAAAATCATATAAACATCATGTTAGAAAAGGAACCGCTGGAGCAGTAGAATCTGCGATAAAGACAATCGTTGGAGATGCAGAAGTTCTAGAGTGGTTTCATTATAATGGAGAGCCATTTACATTTAGAATTCTTTCTAGAAGTAAAGTTCCAGCTAACGGAGATATAACAGAATTAGTTAAATTAGCTAATGCTTTTAAAAATGCAAGGTCAACATTAGATGGGATAATATTTATTCAAAAAGACCACTCTTCTCT